A segment of the Lycium ferocissimum isolate CSIRO_LF1 chromosome 10, AGI_CSIRO_Lferr_CH_V1, whole genome shotgun sequence genome:
CGACCGAAGAGTAAGAAGATGCtaaaatgttgaaaataatATGGCAATGAGAAAGGaagccaaaaataaaagaaatgtaCAAGCTGATAAAATGAGGTTGCATGATAATCCAGCTCATATATTTGGAATGGAATCCTTATCATCCACGTTGGTGTccagtaaaattttcaaatttgtgGATACTTGTTATGTCCTTCTCACAATCTTTAAAATCACCAgtattctcctttttctttcttttttcattggCCCCAAACACATTTTGCAACTTGAAGAAGGCTTCTTGTTTTATACATACTTGAAATAAAACCATATTGATATTTTCAGCTTAATTAATTGGCTGTCATTTTTACAAGAAAGAGGTAGTACCACAAGCAAAGATTGCCACATTGACCAAAATGTCCAGTAAGATGTTGGATTAATTTCATGTATGTTCATGACTGAAATTCACCGATTGTAACCAAAAgtcataaaattattttttgttacatTAAAATGATTGAAATCACAAGATTATCTTTTGTCATATTAAAATAGCTGAACTTTATCCAAAGTCGCCTTGACTGCTAGGTTATGTAGTTAAAGTAGGTATATTTTAGTGACTTCATTGTTTATAGtgagtaggggtgtacaaagttaaccgacaaaccgcaccaaaccgataatccgAATCAAACCGAGAGAAAAACCCAACTAGTGATTtggttttatttggtttggtgttggaaaaaaaacccgatcataattggtttggtttggttttaactaaaaaaagccaaaccgaaccaaaccaacccgacattacatgtatataaattttttgcaaatatttatacataaaagatttacttataatgtaatttattaatatctcttaagttttttcataatttttgtcttttaacatattatttcaagtaatttggacttaaaattttgaatgttcCAATAAGATTTATAGCTcatagatgttagtaactcacAGAAAGtcaaaaccaaatcaatattaatgctaacaaaagtaaTTCAATCCTAACACTAGGGATGATAATAACATTGGATATATATCTATTCCTTAGTTTTGCATTGTTAATTTAGAATTTTAGATAATGAAATGacataacttaatttctttttatttatcttgTAATTAATACTTACTAACCGTACTTACTTTAGCATGATTTAGTATTTTTATATGATGTCATTTTCATTATGCCTTATTAATTAGCTAAACTTATTTTATGCTattcattatcttttttgttgaatattttattacaatgCCATCACACATTtcacatttttgttattttcttaagaaacaccttaattatatagttgtatattactaggactaaagaaatatttgaagtaaaagttatagtattttgtatggaatttttttggaaaaaaaaatcgaaaaacccaaaaaaaaccGAGGTCGGAAAACccaaattttattggtttggtttggtttgtcgatttaaaaacccgaaacaattggtttggtttggtaattgaaaaacccgaaccaacccggtccatgtacacccctaaatTAGTGAGTAAAGCTCAAATTCCTTAAcgtaacaaaattaattcacgAAGAAAGTTCAGTAACAATTCATAAAATTTATTAACTTTATCACATGTTAGTAGATTCTTGAACCTAATTTCCTTCAAGATAATGGGACTTTTCTTAAATTCATTTTGGGGTTttggaaatttaaattttaaggtCACTGTCCCAAATTATGATGAATATGCTCATGATAAATGCTATGATCATTTCATAGAATTTCAACTTTGCAACTTTCTTGGGAACCTTTTCAAAAGTTGATATATACTCCAAGATACCTCATGCTACTGATAATTGGATTCCTTATAATCCTTTTGAGTCTTTTGTGGtaaaatgagataaaagatTTCTATGGTTATCTCTCCAATTTATTTGTCAAAAATCTTTGAAAAGCCCTCCTGTAATTATTCTCCTATATATGGTCCCTTCTTGCAAATTGATCAGGTTGCTGCCTAACCTTACCTTTTTTGTGCTTCTCTGGTCCAAGATGTGAATTTCTCTGTCTTTCTCTAGATTCTTCCAACTCAAATGCTAAGATTGTTCTAGcatgaaaaatgaggaaataaaaaaaattcttataattgcaaaagaaggaaaggatataCCTCCGATTGTTTTCTGTATATGGAACTACCATTAGTTGTGAGAAAGAAATCTCACATTAggatttcaaaagaaaaataaagcataTAAGGTGCTGGGATCCTATGGTGTAAGGCCTTTCCTAAAAAATCGTATGAACTAACTCAAAGCAGACAATATTATACTACCATTGAGAGTATTATATTAGTTACCCTCTTTAAAGACTTCTCCTCTCTTTGAAAGAATTAACCTAAATAGCTGCCCATCCAACTACTTAAACTAAAATTAGCCGGCggatatataatataaatgtaatccatatattatatgtgttaactgtctataatcaatataTAATCTATGTATACAGACTAAAAAAACAGTGTATCCAGCCAGCTATTTGTGTAAAGATCCCCTCACTCTTTAGAGTGGCTTAGCCCATCAAGAACAAGCATAAAGTGATCATCTTCCTTTGAGGGGACTGTCCAATGAAATGGAATATAATTTGGCTCATCCTTTTGCTTATAGTCAAAGGATCGGATGTGATTCCCTCACAAATCTGTTAAGCAAAATTATGAAACTTTAGCAAAATTCAACATGTTCAAAGATCACACCAAAGTCTATTTTGGGCCAAAGATATATTAGGTGATTAGAAGTAGAGAATTTTCCAGGCTGTAATGAACAACAACATGTAACCGCATATCCATAACCCAGGCAATATGGAGAAGctgacatttttttaaaaagaaatgaaagcCATTGGACATGATATGCTCATGGTAAAGAAGATTCAGTAGAATCATCCATTCTTGCATGATTTGGATGTTCTTTTCTAATAAATTCTTGTTCTCTTCTTTCGAAAAGGAAGATGGTGGGCAATAGCCTTCTCAAATGGCGGGTAAACCTATTTAAGGGGTAAGGtattttctacaaaaaaaaaaaaaaaattccattcaTATGACTCTAATGCGAGAAATTTTATTAAGGGTGAGGAAAATCCCGATCATTCCAACACGACCGTCACAGTTAAATCCATGGAATTAGTGCAGCACAAGTCTGATGCTCTTATGATATAGGACGTTACAATTTCTTAATGTTTGAAGTCAATTAGTAACAGATTGACTTTCATTAATGAACAGGGACAGTACTTTAcctcccgtttggccataaaattttgaagttaaatttgaGAGTTTAAAGTTGTGATTTTTGGGACTTAaaattgtgtttggacatgcattttacttggaaaaaatttgaagtttgtgCGTGGAAGTCCCCTAAACCCAAAAggaacttgaatttttttttttttgaagacagatattcaaaatctatggccaaacagaTACTTGaagataatttttcaaaatctgatccaaaacctATGACCAAACGCTAGCTTAGACTACCAACAGTTAAAAAGTGAGCAATATTTATAGCTTACTAGTAAAATAGTCCGCGCTTTGCGCCGCCATAAAAAAAATGTACATTcacttcattttaaaaaaaatgttgtgaTTTATCTCGCATCTGAAATTTACTAATTCTCACAagtaaaaaatacaaaaataactaTTTGAAACTCATTTGAGAGAGTTAAAGCGCTTATTTTCTTCCTAAAATACTCATTTGAGAGAGTTAAAGCGCTTTGCCAAGCTTTTAGGggggaaaatatttttaaatttttaaatatttctaaACCTTGAATATTGTGGGAAGGATCATACAACTAGAGTAACATTTGTAATGGATTATAAAACCAAATCTCCAATGAATAGTTGAATACTGTGAATGTGGGAAAAAGAGTGGAAATCGCCCCCAGTGACCTTGGAAATGGGTGGTCTTGGACTTTTGACCCCCACTTGCCCATACGCAAACCTTCAAGGTCAAAAGCCAAAACTTGCTAAACTTAAAATTTTGGCCATGCGAAATGTGGGGTCAAAAGTACAAGACCGCTCACCTCCATGGCCATTCTTATAAATCGCCTGATCATATCTTAGATCCTATTAATATTCTTCAACCTGCCCGGTTATCATTCATAATTAAGATCGTTCCAGTTACTTTATACAATGTAAATTCACAAACAGGCAAGTGCCAATATGAAATAACACAAACAAATATGATACATTTGAGTTATTTTACCACAAAACATAATGACTTTCTACGTTGGTGCAACTTAAAGGGTTGCATTCCCAGATGGCCTAAATCAACAAAGAACTGAAATATATAAAACAGGTGGATGCACCTAAAAGTTAGAATGAACAAAGCTCTTTTTCAAAATGCACTGCCTGTAGCTCCTGGCTGACAGGATTTCTTCAAATAGAGAGGATGTCAAAATCATGGGGCATAAAATCCATGCTCGGCCTATAGTACTTATCTGGGGAGTACAGGCTCAAGTTTGTCACTTGACTGGTGTAAAGGCACGCGAATCTCTCCACCTGTGAATCAACAGAACGTAACTTCAGTTTTCAAGTAAAGATCACGCCCACAAAGTGCAGGATACTTCCCAAGTATTTTATTGTACCTGATGTGCAAAACGAGAATTCTGATAACCGGTCTTCATCAGTTGTCCCCAAACCTTGTGGAACTGTAAATGTTTGATGACTTaatcaaagaagaaaagagtAAACTACTTTGTTGTTGAAAATCCAAATCAGTTTATTAATACCACAGCGGAAATTGTTAAGTAGCTACTGGCTCAATGATTATGGGCTTAAtattgaagttttgatgatttgacaaataaTATACCCGAGACAATTGAAAGGAGATAGCCACTGCCAAATGCAAGTCAACAAGAGAaaatttacaaatatatgaGACTTTACAAAGTTTAAAGAAAGTATAGTTGTGTATTACatattattcaaaatatatttcaccAAAGCTTGCTCCAAACAAGGATGAACTGTTCCATAAAGAAATAATTCCACGTTTAAATGAACTCGTCTCTTTGACAATCTTACCTTTTGGTGACATTCTCGTTGGGCCTGTAGATGATTGAGCCTGACCTCCTCACTTTGGGACTATAAGATGACATAATTAAAACCAGATTAATTGAACCCCCATTACAGAAAAAAATTCATTGCCAATTTACTTCAATGCGATCAAGTACATTTGATTCTCCAGGTGACAGATACCAAGGAAGAGAAATTGACCAGATATAAATATGTTTCTCTTAGtatattaaaatttatcttCCTACTGATACTATCCTGAAATAACCAACCTGTAGCTTATCAAGCTCCGCAAACACCTTCTCATTGTTAACATCATCAGTATCTTTAGACCTGAAGCATATGACAGCTCATGTAATGATTAAAGACGAGAAAAATTTAACCTTTAGGCGATTTCAGAtgattcaaaaaatttattaacaTAGATGTATGAGTGTTAACTGTCAAAATGGTTCTACAAACAGGAAGATCTTCGTTCAAGATGCACAAATAAAAGGTTTCTTAATTTTTTCACTTAAAGAAACTTGCCACTGCTCAAGTCACAAGACTACTTCACACTGAAATAAAGTCCCGAAGAGGCTGAAAGTCTGTGCTCATAAATAAAGGCTCTCCTGCTTTCTCATCCTCCAACCACCTTAAATCAATCATTCAATCAACTAAACCTCattttgcttcttctttatTTCCTCATTTCTTTTATCCTAGTACTTCCTTAGCAGAACGGACTCAACATGAAAACAGTTGCACAGATAAGATGCACCACCAAAAATCACGCACATATGAGTTCTacaatacaaaataaaatggagAGATTCATTACTTCAGAGACCACTTAAGATGTTGTATTTCATCTTCAATGTGATCACGCTGACTCCTCAATAACTGAAGTTGCTGTAAACATGCAAAAATTGCAATTATTACATTACCATGTAGCAGAACATAAAGCAAACTTTTAGGATTTAAAGTAAAATGCTATAAATTTACAGATAATTCGTTCGCTTCATCTCTTAGCTCACAAGACCATAAAAGAAACCTTAAGTTCATATTTAACTACTTTATGGCATATGGAGAGAAGTTATTTGCTTAGATGAGAAACAAATTGCTTCCCCGTGAAATTTCAATTAAGAAATATATCAAAAGACCTAAtcgataaaaaaagaaaaagaagaagaagatatgagTGATTAAATTGAAACAATAATCAAAGGAAAAACGTGAAAAAGATTGCCAGTAAAGTTGTTGCTAAAGTGTCCAACGTTGACGGAACCGGTTGTtgtctccttatatggtcttGGACAATCCTCAACTTATGTGATAACTTTTGGGTTGAGTTGGCCCCAGGTCCATGTTATTTACATGGTATAAGAGTCAGACTCATCACTAAATGGCTGAATGTGTTTCCCAATATTGGGCGCCCATGTTATATTGTCTACGCCACGTACAGCTGCAAGTGAACTTAGCCAAAGTATCAACTGCTCAAACTCAAAGTTGCTAGGCTTATAATGCTGACGACCCCATCTAACCTCGAAGATACAAGTATCTAACTATATAAGGTACATAATTTATATACTTCACAAAAATATTACTATCATTTTAGAATGATGATGGCTGTAAGCACAAAACCAATGATTGCCAGGTGGTAGGGGTTTGAACATCAATTTTGAAACTCAAGTTTGATATGCTATTACATCTTAGGAATATCGACAAATTTCcttcatttcaattttatttggACATGAAAATGATCCACTCCAAAATAGTGGTTTCCTCGGTAAAGACATCATAAGTGTACTTTCAAGACATGTGGCACTACACAAGGTTGACAAGCACTTCAATGATCCCACCCTTATTTACACGCCAGATAAAAGGCTCTCACAAACGCAGCAAATTTCCCATTTGCAAAGCCATAGTAATTGTTCTTGTTGATTATGTTCTCACGTATAGAGAGCTACGAAGCATATGAAGTACAAGAAAATCTAATGGAGTACAGAGAATAAGCCGAAGGGGATATGCTTATATACCTTGCGAGTATCCCTTAGTTCCCAGAGAAGTTCAACCTCTCTCTCAAGCTCTGGAACAACAAGCATTGTTCTCCAACCTGCTCAAACATCATAAGATCCTAAAGTCTAGAATTCGAACTTTTAAAAAGAagcaaaggaaaacaaataaaaagaggTATACAGGATATGCTAGGGGTTGGATATGATAATAGCCATGATCATGGAAAAGAGTATCGGAGAGAAACTTGGAcattaattttctttccatcCATGTAAATATTGATTCTTGGAAATCTCGGAATATTCTTTAAATCTCACTATTAGTGCTCAAATATAACAGCTAGTCAACAGCTTTTGTGATCTTAGTTGCATATGGTCAAAAATAATGTAAATGCTTAtctataattaattttatttgaaccaTAATAGTATCAATTTATCATAATTGTTCTAATATGGCTCTAACATACTCTATGTATCAGTTGCATAAACCTAGTTTGATGAACTAGAAAGGTGTGCAGCAGCAGTCCTTAGAACTCACTACCAATATATGAAGTTTTAAAAAAGCAGCAAGAAGGAGCACATGGAGTGGCGAATGCATACCCAAAACCTTTTTGCTGCGTAAGATATCACCGTAAATGTGATCCCCAACATAAAGAACCTAGTTGAAGAGAACAATGCGTTACCatccaaataaataaataaaaatgggaATTAAACACCACAGTTAATCACCCAATTAGaatcatgaaacaagctcaTAATAACACCAAGTAAATCCACTATTCCTTCCCTCCATAACTTCGTAAATTGAAACTAGAGTCCCGACTGTTAAGCTATATGCTGTCTCTTTCAGCCATACTGAGTATTTAAAGATATGCCTTTGTGCTTGTATTTAAAGAGCTGAAAGCAGTATAAAGTAGTAATCAAGAGAATACTGATGCCGACACAATACCTGTGAGCTAGACTCGATTGAAAGTAATTTATGCAAATGGCCAACATTTCCCCCCTTGAagagaaataaggaaaatattcAGTCATTTTACACAAACCATCAAATTCAACAAACTAAGCAGCATAAATTATATCTGCATCCACACCTGGAAAATTCTGTAGCCTTCCTTCAAGCTCTTTAATGGCAATCTCAAAGAAGTGCTCCCCACCTAATGTATTGGACAAAGTCAGAACATGCACAAAATGGAGAAAGGCAGTGGCCAAGAGAAAACTAAGTTTTCTGCACTGACCTGTGCCATAGGAGTCCCATTATCAGTGTTAATTAGCATGCCACTTTCAGGCTCGACCTCAAAAATGTTTGCACGGATTTCATCATGAAAAAAGCCTGGTTTTGCACTGCATAACGTCAAGTACTTGTTTGTCAGCAAGGTGATCACAACTCTACAAACAATAGCTGGAAATATAAAAGAGACAGGCATATGCCCTAAATGTGGCTCCATATGGCTGTGGCATCAAAAGAAGCACATATGCATATTCTCGAAAGTTTCAAGGGAAGAAGATGACCTGCCAGTGATGACAACATCGAAGTACCGGAGCCAATCAAAACTGGAACTAGACCCATCAGAAAGTTTGGGCCCACAAAGGAAGTTCATGACAATGTTTGTGTAGTCCCACAAGCTGCACACATGTAATTAAGATCATTATAAAATGTAAAGAATGCATAAATCATCAGTGGAAGAGAATAATTTGAGTAGTTCTACTGATGGAATTTGAAGAACCTTGCAGGCAATACAACCTTCAGAAAGAGAAGCACCTAATgctcaaaaacaaaaacaataaaaaaaaaaaaaaaaaaaaaaaaaaaagaaaaacaaagcaaAAACTGACAGAAGAAGAAGGAGACTTCTGTGAGAGCATCATCACCTGTTTGTTACCAGAAAGGTAGCACGTCCGGATTCTCTTAGCATTTTGAGCATCGGAACAATTGATGTATCCTCATTGATATATCTGATGTTGGCAGAGGCAGATGGCAAGATAAACAAATTAGTCAAATAAGCagt
Coding sequences within it:
- the LOC132033224 gene encoding uncharacterized protein LOC132033224 isoform X2, with translation MDGVGVDNSAALIEKGYGANGGQSSCIWSSPEGGCNIDIGKQIFCNRSLNMKSIVAVGFDMDYTLAQYKPETFESLAYEGTVRKLVYDLGYPSELLEWSFDWSYMVRGLVLDKKRGNILKMDRHKYVKVAYHGFGELSKEDKVATYGNTLLRDSFDEPDYALIDTLFSLAEAYLFAQLVDFKDKNPGKVPEDADYSRMYKDVRAAVDLCHRDGTLKQMVAKDPKRYINEDTSIVPMLKMLRESGRATFLVTNSLWDYTNIVMNFLCGPKLSDGSSSSFDWLRYFDVVITGSAKPGFFHDEIRANIFEVEPESGMLINTDNGTPMAQVGSTSLRLPLKSLKEGYRIFQGGNVGHLHKLLSIESSSQVLYVGDHIYGDILRSKKVLGWRTMLVVPELEREVELLWELRDTRKQLQLLRSQRDHIEDEIQHLKWSLKSKDTDDVNNEKVFAELDKLQSQSEEVRLNHLQAQRECHQKFHKVWGQLMKTGYQNSRFAHQVERFACLYTSQVTNLSLYSPDKYYRPSMDFMPHDFDILSI
- the LOC132033224 gene encoding uncharacterized protein LOC132033224 isoform X1, with the translated sequence MRIPKRSVSLCLSVLTPHQHHVSSFSRSFHFHLGFLSSHHLLNKGKSVRRKGNPQRLPFGCAQGRDQLHTSCTMDGVGVDNSAALIEKGYGANGGQSSCIWSSPEGGCNIDIGKQIFCNRSLNMKSIVAVGFDMDYTLAQYKPETFESLAYEGTVRKLVYDLGYPSELLEWSFDWSYMVRGLVLDKKRGNILKMDRHKYVKVAYHGFGELSKEDKVATYGNTLLRDSFDEPDYALIDTLFSLAEAYLFAQLVDFKDKNPGKVPEDADYSRMYKDVRAAVDLCHRDGTLKQMVAKDPKRYINEDTSIVPMLKMLRESGRATFLVTNSLWDYTNIVMNFLCGPKLSDGSSSSFDWLRYFDVVITGSAKPGFFHDEIRANIFEVEPESGMLINTDNGTPMAQVGSTSLRLPLKSLKEGYRIFQGGNVGHLHKLLSIESSSQVLYVGDHIYGDILRSKKVLGWRTMLVVPELEREVELLWELRDTRKQLQLLRSQRDHIEDEIQHLKWSLKSKDTDDVNNEKVFAELDKLQSQSEEVRLNHLQAQRECHQKFHKVWGQLMKTGYQNSRFAHQVERFACLYTSQVTNLSLYSPDKYYRPSMDFMPHDFDILSI